CAGCTgctatttgtacatatttttcacTGACTGGCCCTTCGTTTGATactctgtaaaataaataaatatcaataaacttCCACTGTCAGAGTAGGGTCTGCAATACTTTTGAGAATATAGCTTGGAGCTTTGGCaacacactgctccaatgcaggtttgTGGTTGTACATGACGTGGCAGTATTTCATCTGTAACATGAATACTTCTCGATTCATATAATAATAGGATAAAGAcgttactatataatatagtataatttttagtCTGTCGGGgggataacataaaataaattgctgcacgctgctccaatgcgggttggtggaatacacatgtggcagaatttcgttgaaattagacacatgcatttttcctcacgatgttttccttcaccgccgagcacgagatgtattattaacacaaattaagcacatgaaaattcaatggtgcctgcctgggcttgaacccgaaatcatcggttaagatgcacgctttctaaccactgtggcatctcggctctcgatataaacaataacataaaaatttaagatttaGAAAAAAAGATGGTTATCATCTTGTCCTGGTTCAATTAGTACGGTagctaattataattttataaaaatacctgTATCCATTCTCGTCAGCAACATAATCAAATCGTCGTGATCTGCCGCGTGGATCAATGTACCCATAGCTCCCCACGACGGTACCATTGGGATATCTTTCCTCAGTCCTAAACTGAATGTTTCCAGTCTCTGGATCCAATATATCATACCCGAATGAGTAGGTCCCTGGTACACCTGATTTAggcaaatatttcatttactgcgaataataaatatgtaaaaaaaagaaaaacattacatagtttttttagtttcaagtataaattaaaattcagctTCGACAAACAATCTCAAACACTAGCAGAATTACGCGGGATAATATTTTAGGTCCCTATAAATGTGCACGACTACAAATAAATTCTGTTACCGACGGCACCGCACAAGGAACTACGGGGGAGGTGCAGACGAACAATGAACGAATTAACATGAGACAGAAATTCTGATAAATTACAAACTTTGAACTACAATGGACACTTGCTTGACAaagtaattcattaatttaatacttgctTGACAAAGTAACTCAATAAGTTAGCCCGATCCGGGCTTAGAACTGTAAGATCGTGCACACATTTTTCCACTACAATAGCATGTAGAGATCAGTCCTATAAAATATTGCATGTATTGCAGAAATAGTTTCACTAAacaagtgaaattaatatttctattgcattgatttataataaaatatgaaaattctgttataagaaataatggAATCAAAAGTCATCGTTTTTATTACTCACCGTCGACGTTTGAGTAGTAATAGCTAGGATTCTGCGCTGCTGAACTCAATCTCGGCTTTCTCGGGGCAGCTCTAAGTTCGTTAGTACATAACATCGCCACTAACACGATAACCTAAAGGttgttcattattttatgtgagtcaattgaataatattccagaaataaaatatattttgattctactaataaaatcattcaaatattgaaatatcagagtaattttataaaataatcattttcaacatcaaatatattttagtaactgCTTCTGTGACCTTGTATCTCTATATaggtgtatttaattttttttttttaaaaagactgTATAGTAAACAGGACTACAATGTTTAAGAGCCCAACTTCACCACTTATTCAATGCGCTACCGATCACGAGATGTAAGTCGCTAACCCTTTACATCCATAATATAATTGGTTAATTTATCattcaaacaaattatacaaCCGTAATTATAGGCCTGCACTAACCCCTACGGTACATGGTAATATGttacttcttttttatttaaaatacgtagTTAAACAGGCAAATGAGTCACTGATGGAAATTGGTCATCAACACCCATATACATggacacaataaaaaaatattactatccttacatcatcaaaaAGCCACTACCCTTCGAAACTAAgccccttgttcctgtagttacactggctcactcaccctactaACCAAAACCCAACTATAATAAGTacttattgctgtttgacggtacaatattttatgagtgGATAGTATCTTAATAGACAGACTGACACATAATCCTACCTCTAATATTAGGTTTCCATAAAtccattaaaacataaatattttatcgtataatacaaaaaaaaacacattcaaataaataattctttttatatttcaccgaaatgtaatcattatttatttagctttaaTTATCCGAGTTCTAAGAACTATTAATCTCGTGTCAAAAttgtactaattatatttatttatttattacatatcattaatattactaCCCATATGTTAACTATATCTCTAGTCGATTTGCTTAAATTTGTACGcgattataattcttattactAGAACATTGAGTATCATAACTGTATGTATGTGTTAATCTATGCGAAGCGgtgtattaaactataaatgctcttgttttttttttttatttgaaccttGTAATTAAAGTACAAATGAGACTATTAgtataaatctattaattaattttaaggcaAGTTCCTTGTAGCTAAGACGGTTTTTCCAAACAACTTAGGAGGATTTAAACGCTTACActgatgtttataaaaaaatactttacaaaaacttttatgttaaatctaatattgtattttctactttaattggaattataaatacactCAAATAGTATAccgataaaataaatcaatatatcaatgtaaatgtataatattaagaaaaaaaaatacaaatacatctatattataattaata
This genomic stretch from Vanessa atalanta chromosome 5, ilVanAtal1.2, whole genome shotgun sequence harbors:
- the LOC125064403 gene encoding larval cuticle protein 16/17-like, translated to MLCTNELRAAPRKPRLSSAAQNPSYYYSNVDGVPGTYSFGYDILDPETGNIQFRTEERYPNGTVVGSYGYIDPRGRSRRFDYVADENGYRVSNEGPVSEKYVQIAADIKSTSTESSVSWSRPRKVKKNKTKTLKTPSNVLEPPRFTFLD